Proteins encoded within one genomic window of Chitinivibrionia bacterium:
- a CDS encoding protein-L-isoaspartate(D-aspartate) O-methyltransferase — protein sequence MQFNKSAPEFAMKNMLAQIMQSGVSNQAVLKVIASVPRHIFVDDALMMKAYEDITLPIGNNGQTISQPSIVAKMTNLLDLNKEGLKILEIGTGSGYQAAILAHFTRRLFTVERLSPLLELAKQRHKSLGLLDISYRLGDGSVGWPGQGLFDRIIVTCGAPLKSTPLIDQLAVGGKLLIPVGSRDEQRLTLYTKNADGTITTQEFDPVLFVPLIGQHGFGA from the coding sequence ATGCAATTTAATAAATCGGCACCCGAATTCGCAATGAAAAATATGTTGGCGCAAATTATGCAGAGCGGCGTCAGTAATCAGGCGGTTTTAAAAGTGATAGCCTCCGTTCCGCGACACATTTTTGTGGACGACGCGCTTATGATGAAAGCATACGAAGACATTACCTTGCCCATCGGAAACAACGGACAAACGATTTCACAGCCGTCTATAGTAGCAAAAATGACAAACCTTTTGGACTTAAATAAAGAAGGCTTAAAAATACTCGAAATAGGAACGGGGTCAGGCTATCAAGCGGCGATTTTAGCGCATTTTACACGCCGACTTTTCACGGTTGAACGCCTAAGTCCGCTTTTGGAATTGGCAAAACAACGGCATAAAAGTTTAGGGCTCTTGGATATTTCGTATCGCCTTGGCGACGGCTCGGTCGGGTGGCCCGGACAGGGGCTTTTCGACAGAATTATAGTTACCTGCGGCGCGCCTCTTAAATCGACGCCTCTCATAGACCAACTCGCTGTCGGCGGAAAACTTCTCATCCCCGTAGGAAGTCGCGACGAGCAACGCTTAACCCTCTACACAAAAAACGCCGACGGAACAATTACAACGCAAGAATTTGACCCCGTGCTCTTTGTTCCTTTAATCGGACAACACGGTTTTGGAGCATAA